The Gemmatimonadota bacterium genomic sequence CGTTGATGGGAGAAAATAGCTGATGTACGGATTACACTGGTCTGAATCGTTATCACTGGTTCTTTTTTGGGTTGTGTGTGCTATAGCAGGGGCATTGATTTTAATGCAACGCTTAAGTGCTATTTGTCGTTACGAAAAGCAATTTGGCCTGTCCGAGTCCAATTGGCCTGGTGCGATAATAGGTGGATTGAGCGGTGCTGGCGTGGCGAGTATTGGTATTTATTTTTATTTTTTTGCACCAGCAGCCGCGAGTTGGGTCGAGTGGACGGGGCGTTCGGCTTATGTGCTCGTTTTGGGCAGTTCGGCAGCGCATCTGGTCGCGTTTATTCATTTTTGGCGGCGATTGGGTGCAGAAGGTGCGGATACAGGTAATTTGACTGCATTGCGCCAGGAGCAGGTGGATAAATTTCGCCAGAGCCGCGAGAATTATGCGGACTTAAAAGCGCGCGATGACGAGGCTGTAGATGAGTTACTCGCTGTGTTTGGCGAGCGGTTGTTGTCCGGGCAGCGGGCTTTGAGTCGCATTCCGTTTTATGGGTATTTGGGCACTGTGTGCGGTATTTTGCTGATGGCCGAAGAATTGACCCGACTGGATGAGGCGACCGAGACGTTTAAGGTGTTGCGCGATATGGCAGGTGGATTGGTGCTGGCATTTCAGACAACGCTCGTCGCCTTGCTGGCCTATTTGCCGCTTCGAAAGGGCTACGATATGTTGTTGAATCGCATGTCTGATCTGGAACGCAAATGGTTGGATATGCGCGAGGGGGAGAAAAGAGAGTGAGACGACGTTTTTTACAGCGCGCGGTGGCCGAGGCCGAAGCACACGATGTGAGCAAGGAGTTGTTCCTGGGCATTATGATGCTGATGCTGTGTCTGGGGATTA encodes the following:
- a CDS encoding MotA/TolQ/ExbB proton channel family protein; translated protein: MQRLSAICRYEKQFGLSESNWPGAIIGGLSGAGVASIGIYFYFFAPAAASWVEWTGRSAYVLVLGSSAAHLVAFIHFWRRLGAEGADTGNLTALRQEQVDKFRQSRENYADLKARDDEAVDELLAVFGERLLSGQRALSRIPFYGYLGTVCGILLMAEELTRLDEATETFKVLRDMAGGLVLAFQTTLVALLAYLPLRKGYDMLLNRMSDLERKWLDMREGEKRE